The following is a genomic window from Kogia breviceps isolate mKogBre1 chromosome 4, mKogBre1 haplotype 1, whole genome shotgun sequence.
CAACGTGCTGGAAGGCACCAAAATTTAGTGTGAATGTAAACAAGGAGCTCAAcatatggggatggggaaagcAATACTGAAACACAATTTGCCAGTCTCTACTCCTTTATGgctaaatattaattgagcaagGAATTAAGACCAGAAAAGAAGAGAACCTCAAGTACTGCTCTTTtcagtttccattttaaaaagctcAAGTTTTATAACTGTTGTTGATGATTTCTGGAAAttgtatttgatttattttttaagaattctgTATTCACAGGTGCTTGGTGCTGTTTCGGCATGGATGCAATGTTCTATTTACAGTCCAAATCATTTAAATACAGCCATTATATAGTTGttgggtattttaaaataaatggttatCTATTTCTTAACTGCCTCTTGAATTAGAAACTGTAATTACATGAGTCTCAAAGGCTGGCTCTTtgtgttttattaattatttttgttggTCTCCATCACAGATGGAAGTTTTCACTGGTAATTCCTCAGAACTGAATCCATTCATAAGGAATtcagagcagtgaaaataaatttcacgccatagagaaggaaatgataacaacaacaataaaaaggagcAAGAGGGATCTGGGGACAGCCAACAGGACCAGTTCAGTTCTCAACTGGTGTTGGGTTTTGCAAAGGTTGGCTCATTATAACCTGTACAACATAGTCCTTTGGGATCTTCAGCTCTTCCAACTTCATTTTGTCGGTGAGAGGTCTGCCAGAGAAGAACCACCGCTGACTGCCCGGCTCCACTCCTTCTGCTGCATGTAGCCGCCTCTTCATGTGGTACACTGTGTCTGTGCTGCGGACCACAAGTTTGAGGTCCTTGCCGGTGGAAAGGCGCAAACGGAGCTGAGATTCATACCCCGAATTGGGTGGTGGCTCAGGAATATCCAGAGTCTCTATGTCGCTCTTTTCCTCTATCATGTTGATTGGTGGTGCCAAGCAGTAGACTGGAAGCTGATACCTATTCCCCAGTTCATCATAGCACTCTGTAAGTGCACCTTAAGAAAGAGAAGATATGAAAAAGAGTTTAATCtaaatgaatgcatttttctTTACATCTTGCAAAATGCTCAAACATCTCATTGGCTTGACactgtagagaaaaaaatgtaaaataaggccAATCTCTGTCAGTGATCATCAATAATCATTATCAAGACCCATGACCAAATATTTGAGTGTTTATCAAATTTTACATTAACCAGGACCCTAGCTCCTTGCCCTCACTTCTTCTAAGTCATTTCATACCTAATTCACACTTTcgttaaaaaaggaaaagcaagcaCACAAAATTCCAATTTACTAATATTATCAATGCTTAGACCAAATTAATGGGCGATACAAATTACATTAGGATATCTTTTTAGGAAATGAAACagctaaccttaaaaaaaaaaaaaaaaaaaaaaaaaaaaaaaaaggcaaaaacccAGATCCCTAAGCTCAATTCTCCACAACAGTGTTCCAGAATGGTTCTCTTAGTGCCTAGACTTCCTAAGTTGAAGTACTTGGCCAGAAGTCCTCAGTCCAAAGAGATCACAAACTAGAGATGACAAGCTTACCAGCTGCCACTGTCTCATGGCTTATGTATGGATCTCATTAGCATAACTACCACAGAAATGACTGAGGTGTTTTATTTAACCCTAATTAGTCAATCTGTTACAGAGAAGCTTTGAgttaaaaaggaagaacaaaagaggCATTAAGTTTATAACTCACTAGCtcaggggagggggaaaaaagtattTATGGTTTAAAAGAAGGTATTCATGGTTAATTTCTTTATAAAGTATAAACTGCATTGTAATTACCAGAGCTTCCCTTGGGGAACTTGAAAGCATACttaatgaatgttttattttaaggtTATTCATAATGTGTCTTTTGCTCAAACTGGAACATTAATGTCAGCTGATTATCAATTtggataaaaaccaaaaatacctaCCATATTCAGAACACCTCATACACAGGCTAATGAATATGAGGCATGGACACTGAGAAATGGTTAACAACAAATAAGTTAATAAACTGATCTCCATCAATAGGCTGAAAATCCAAAGCAACCCAAATGAGACTGGAACAGTCACCAATCCAGCAAGGGTTGAACTGGGCCCTGCTTCCTAAGTTACGTAAGATAGGCTGGGGTGAGAACTCAGGCACCAAGCATTAATACATGTGAATCTCCCCTTTCctctgtgtttaaaaataatgttcagggcttccctggtggcgcagtggttgagaatccgcctgccgatgcaggggacacgggttcgtgccccggtctgggaagatcccacatgccacggagcggctgggcccgtgagccatggccgctgagcctgtgtgcccggagcctgtgctccgcaacgggagagaccacaacagtgagaggcccgcataccacaaaaaaaaaaataaataaaaaatattcagccTCTGTGTTATTCACTAATCTGAACACTGCTATGACTGTAGAAATAGATATGCTTCAAGCCCAGTTGTGATCACCAGCAGTTCCCTACACTAGTAACCATCACACTGcagtataaatattatttataaatagtcAGTTGTGCAAACTTCACTGTTTATATACTTGATATAGCCTTGTCCTAAGGGAAAGAAACATCAGTGCCTTTCAGGTGGGCTGACCATTAGGAAAACTAGCAAAGAGAAGGTGGAGAGTTCACTACAGACTCATCGTCTCTCTCAGGAAACTACCTTCAGATACATATCCCTCTGATACTGGGGCATCAGTAATGTCAGCCTGATACGAACaagaacatatatatttacataactgTTCTGCTAGAAAAACATTCTCTAAGAGAGGCACCATTCTAAATCATTACCTTTGGAATCAGGAGACCAAGATGATATTCCCAGCCTTGTTATTAACTAGGTGTACAACCTTGAGCAACATTCTTTAACCTGTAATACTTATCTCAATTAGCAAAATGAGGCAGGATAAAAATGACCTCTATAGTGATTTCCAGGTTTGTACATGCTGCTTCATCTTCATGCACCACAAGAGATAGAAAAGTGCAAAGCAAAGCTATCAAACTACAGGTAAAACAATGTCTTGACCGAAAGACAGCCTATATTTTTAGCCTCCCTAGAAACCAGGACGAGAGGTGCCATGGCAGTCTCTAGCTCAGTGCTGAAACAGTAGTGCATGCCAAGCTTAAAACAAATGTACAATCTAACAGGAACTTTGGCTCTTCCTAGATGTGAATACTCACTCTTTCATCATAATAGAAGGCTGAGTCTTTCCCCTTCTGCCCTTCAGCCCAGCAAGTCAGGGGTTCAGTTTTCAGACTCAAATGGGTGAGAATAAAAACTCCATTGAAGAGATACAGCTGAAGGTGGCATATCTTCTTATTCTAGCTCAGGCAGCCTCCCATCTATGAGGCTGGAAATCAGCTATCCAGACTCTATTGCTTAGAAGCTCCCATATTCCAAAATGTTGGGGAAAGGTAACTTGCAATTTATTTAACATGAAGTTTTCTGGTTTATTCCTTTCCTCACTCCTACCAAATTATACTGTAATCTGAGTTATAAATATGCTCTAGTTTTAGattaaatgaaaaactaaataGGGGAAGAATTCAGGCCATGAagtcaaatattatttaattacatttttaggcTGCAGTTTTATGGGTTACCCTCTCCCCAATTAAATATCTGGGATCATAAagtatcaataaaaataatatagccCAGAGCTGAATATTACCCCAAAATTATCTATTCAGAGCAAAATGACTCCTCTGCAGGCTCAAACTCTTTTCAATAATATACTCCTAAATCCTCCACCACTTTATGGCCCCATATctctttattaaagaaaaaactgcTCTGCCAATAGTGGTCTCTATCACACAGTCTCTTTAGGACTTCATAAAGATCACTAGAAAACAATTCTCGCGTTCCAGAGTTGCTGCATGAACACAACACCTGGAAGTGTGTAGGATATGTCACTGGCACTAAGTAGAGAAGGTTACAAGGCAGCCAAGACTGTCCTTGACCCCCAGGAGCTTATAATCAAGGTGAGCAGACACAGAATACCCACCAAAGATTTAAATACAAATTGATACAATGAAAATCAAACAAAGGAGCTATCACACAATAGAAATGTGACTAGAGTTGGTAGAGCCAAGAAGGAAAACTTCTGTTGAAATAGTGTGTCCTGGGCACGACACAGAATACAAATGTAGGGCATCCCAAGAAATACGAATGATATGTAAAGAAGAATTAGtacaagagggacttccctggtggtgcagtggttaagactctgcactcccaatgcagggggcccgggttcaatccctggccagggaactagatcccacatgctgcaactaagagtttgcatgccacaactgaggagcactcgagccacaactaaagagcccgcttgctgcaactaaggagcccgcttgccgcaactaagacccagtgcaaccaaataaataaatatttttttaaaaaaagaattagtacAAGGAGGGAATAACAAGTGGCTCTGCTGAGGTGGAATCCACAATCAATGGTGTGCAATTACTAACCAGAGAGCAATAGTGAAAACCTGATTGGAGGGTTCAGGAGTTTAGACTTAATACTCTAGGAAATTTCTAGAGGAGGCTAGTATAAGTACATGTGGCTAATATAGGTCCATGagtcattcatccaacaaatattgagtgcctactatatgccaagcaatGTTTCAGGTGCTAGGGTTATGCTAGTGAAGAAGACAAAGCCTAAAGATTATTTCATCATTTGCATGAAGGGAGAGTGACTGACTAGAATCAGGGGGCCCTGCTAAAATGACTGGCTGATTAACAATGGAAAGAAATGGATCTGAGAGAATTGGTGGTAAGGAGCAAGACCTAATGATAGGTTAGGAAAGGCGAATCACCTAAccaggaaatgagagtgacagagAATTTAGGGTTACAAGATTCTCTGcttggattctttcttttttttttttttaagtttatttatttatgtatttatttttggctgcgttgggtcttcgttgctgtgcgcaggctttctctagttgtggcgagcaggggctactcttctttgcggtgcacagggttctcattgcggtggcttctcttgttgcagagcacaggctctaggcgcacgggcttcagcagttgtggcatacaggctcagtagttgtggcttccaggctccagagtgctggctcagtagttgtgaaacatgggcttagctgtctgcggcatgtgggatatttctggaccagggatcgaacccatgtcccctgcactggcaggagaattctcaaccactgcaccaccagggaagccctctgcttggATTCTTAACTGCTTCAGGTTCAGGGAGATACTTCAATTGAGTTATCTGAAGGTAACTGAAGAAGCATATTGGGAAAAGGGCAAAAGCAGTTTGTAGAGTAATAATCTCGAATGTGTAAGTTTAAACATAAAAGCAAACACTTAAGAGGGCTTACTAGCTCcgtctaagcattttacatacattaacacttaatcctcaaaacagcccTCTAAGGTAAATCTATCATACTCATTTTACAAAGGGGAAATTGAAGGAGAGGTAGCTTGCCCAGGGTCAGAGATAGTTAAGCAACACAGTAAAATAATCTGATTCCTGAAGAAGTAAATGTATAACATAGGGATAAGGCTATAGGGCTTGTGACTGCTCTACAAGACTCCCAGGTTAATGATACGGTTAAGGAGAGGAGGAAATGTGCTTGGAAAAAGGCAGAGGACAAATACAAGAGGGATGAAGAACCAAATGCGAATCACAAGGAGCAAGAAACCAACATTCCAAATGCAGCCCAACAATACGTTTGCCAGTGATGTTAGTTAACAGGTAAAAGAAGGATCTGGAGAATGAGGCAAAAGAAAGTGGTGACTAAGAAGTTTCAGTGCTGCGAAGCCACCACATGTAGTGACAAAATGGACCTATTACTATCACTGTCTCATCTATGATATTTGAGAGCAATGTTTAAAAAACAGGGCATGGTTAGAAGAGAATTTTGCTTAAAGAAACACTGTATTTAAACACAGGAGGGAAGGAACCACTCTAAAAGTTGATAACGATTTTTTTACGTTTCCAAAAATCACTCCTAGCTACATTTGCGTTTGCAATTTACAAAAGGTTTTTAATCATCACCCATTCACCACTGACAGTGCAGTTCATCTAATAATTCTTCACTAGTTCTAAAGACATTCTAGCCAGGCTTGCTTAGATTGCTCACCTAAGTACACTTCTCCTCAAAAACTCATTATAGGCCTCACTCAAGTCCTAGCAGACACAGATGGCCACCAGGATAAATGACTGCCAGGCCACTGCTTCCCCAGGTCAGGAAGCCCTGAAAGCTCCCCAGGGTAGGAAGAAAGCTGCCAAGACTACCTTCTGTTCTGATTTCATGCATAATTTTTtgaagttgtttttatttatcttctatCTAGATGACTGGCTCAGATGTTCTATTTTCCTGGGTCAACTCTTTTCTATAGCTGTTTTTAATTAGacttcaaaatatttcacaagAAACTTATAAAGATAAGACTAAATTATAtaccaaataataaaaatagctttacTAAATGCCAGAACTCTAACACTTGACTCTTTCTCAAGTAGTCTTTCAGGTTAAAAAGAAAGATGTCTTTTTAAGCATTCAAAGGCTTCACTGGTTTTCCCTCTACGTTCACTCCTGCAAGACTGCAGCTCAGTCTTAAAATTTCTACCACGTGAGATTTGCAGGGCTACATGAACAAATctgcaaaagttaaaaataaatttttatgtaagGAAACTTTTGAGGATATTAAAATGTTACCTTGATTATAGTGATGCCTTCATGGGTGTTTACATGTCAAAGCTGACCaaactatacactttaaatatgtgctatTTAGTGTTCTTCAATATACCTCAACAGAGttgaaaacatttaatatttaaaacatactaGCAATCTGATATAGAAAACGGTCCTcccaaaattaattaagaaattaGGAAAGCAATATCCTAGAACTGCAAGGCTTTTGTCACATTGGGGGTTTCTTCCCAGGATGAGAAAGGACATCTTTATTCTCGACTTCACTTTTCTAACTGATCCAGAAGGCATGAACTCTTCATAAAACATGACTTCCTAAGAcaacagaagacctaaacacatAAGTGAGTTGGACACAGCTAAAAAGGATAAGAACACTGAAATAACAGAAagaatgggaaggaaagaaacagggGGTTAGACCTATGATTCAGGCAGCCCACTGTTGAGACTGACAGAGGAACAGAAGACTGGAGAAGCAGTAAATCTGATAGAAGGAACAGTGGCTTTGGAGCCATCAAGCCCAAATTTTAATATGAATCCTAATCTTGGACATATTCAGTCTGTTTCCTCAAGGACCATACTATCTACCTCGCAAAGTAGTTGTaagtattaaataataaaacacatgCAAAATTGACCAGTACATATAATAAATCCATTGAAAACACTCAGTAATGTCAGTTCCCTTCTCATACAAGTTTTAAATCTCAGAACCAGACTTATGCAGGAGAGCTCACCAATAGCAGTATCACAAAGGACCGAAGTTTCATAATGTTTGAGTCCACTGCTTTATGCTCCATGGGGTCCTTTACAAACCTCACAATAATGTCAAAAGGGCCATCGAAATTACCCTTCATCCAGGTATTACGAGCCGTCTTTCAGGACTAACAAATTACAGGCTCTCTCATGCAAACACTTTGCTGGGAATTATATTAAGCTTATGTCTGATAGTCAGGCTTTAAGAGAATTAGGTTCAGTTGTCTCATCCCACCAAATTAGCTATTAAGACTGGGATTCAGAAGTACCACGTCTATCATCTCTTCTAGAAAGCACAGGTGATAAGTGGCTTAGTTTGGATGTATTACCAAAGTCTTACGATGGTTAGACCATGATTAAGAGCTTGTGTAACATTTGGCCACATTTCTAACGGGACACTGATCTTTAATTCCAACTCTTTAAAAGGAACAGAGGAACAGACCAGCAGCACTGGGGCACTTGTTTATTTAGCTGACCTGGCTTTACAGAAGTGGAAGTCAGTGCAGTACACTTCCTGGGACCACATCAGAAACCCTGCTTTCCGTCCACCCCCACCACCCAGAATGGCAAAGAAAGGAGGTCTTCTTCAGAGACAAGCCTACTGACTCAGGGATAAACTCCTACCTCAGCTATTTTAGGCCCTTTGTTGCTCTACCTGAAGTAAAAAAAACAGGGTGACAGCAGCTGAGGAGTGGATAAAGCTACACTGTGTAACTCCAAATCATTTTTGTTTCGTTGAGgatagagagaggaaaaggatatAACATTTAATTTATGATTAGTCAGTCATCAGATCCTTTATTAAGGCTCCATTTCATTTCTAAACACAAGTCTGGTAAAAATCCTAGGTCTCTCATGTATGTACAATTTTCATGCTTTTGTTCTTAAGCTTTATGTTCATGAATTAAGTTTATTAAATGACAAATTCTTATAGGGACCTTTAAAGGAATCAGAATTCAtggcttgctttttttaaaatttattattttatttatttatttttggctgcgttgggtcttcgttgctgtgcgcgggctttctctagttgcagcaagcgggcgctactcttcgtcgcagtgTTCAGGcttcttgcggtggcttctcttgttgcagagtacaggctctaagtgcccgggcttcaggagttgtggttcacaggctctagagcgcaggctcagtagttgtggcgcacgggcttagtggctccacagtatgtgggatcttcccagaccagggcttgaagccgtgtcccctgcattggcaggcggattcttaaccactgtgccaccagggaagccccatggcttgcttcttttttttttttttttttttccatggctTGCTTCTTAACGGGCATCTAACACACTTAAACGAAAAAGAAACAAGGCCTACACATATGCATTTCCTATCTGTCCATGTCTGAGAGAATCCACTTGTTTCTCTTTAGTATTAATAGAAGTATATCATTTTAAAgtattctagggacttccctggtggcacagtggttaagaatccgcctgccaatgcaggggacatgggttcgagccctggtctgggaagatcccacatgccacggagcaactaagcgcatgtaccacaactactgagcctgcgctctagagcctgcaagccacaactgctgaagcccgtgcacctagagcccatgctccgcaacaagataagccaccacaatgagaagcacgcacaccgcaacgaagagtagcaccggctcaccgcaactacagaaagcctgtaagtagcagcgaagacccaatgtagccagagataaacaaataaaataaataaatttattaaaaaacaaagtattcTATATAGTGTGGGAGAGACCTAAAATGGTACACATGGAATTAACACTGAAAATTACTCGTGTAGTAACTTTACAGAAAACACAGATGAAATGACTTGACCTTGTAACTTAGTTGCTTTAGTTACCGTTAGATCTAGGACTTGAGTTCAAAACCCAATTTCATGACTTCTACCTCGGAAAAATAATGTAACTtccctgtgcttcagttttctcatctgtttaaaATGGGGACTGTTGTAGGTGATTATCACAGGcatgagaattaaataacatCAATTCAAAACATGAATtgatagtattttattatttctgattcTCAGACCAGGAGTTCTTTTCATCATGTTGCCTTCCTATACACAGAAATGGTCTATTTATGCTATTTATAAGTGCCTTAGTTTTAAACAACTTAAACAGCATTATACATAATTTATTCACATTTGATATATTCTGAGATAagaaagatcaggaaaaagaaaaaacaattctggGCAACTCCTTTCCCACATGTATTTTGAAGGtgactaaaaaataaagttttctcaAGAATTACTATTTTCTACCTCCCATATCCTGAAGAATGagaaaggacaaaagaaaatggCCTTCAAAAGTCCAAATGAATGACTGGCAATGTTTAGCcatgagaattaaaaataaacttggagTTAAGACTTTAAATATGAGAAAAGTGTGTGCTTGGGTAATAGTGAGCAGCTACTCCTCCTCTACAGGGAAGATTAAGTAGGGAGTTTTTACATGTGAATTGCAGGGAAATGGAAAACACATTAATTGTAGatgctaaagaaataaataataacctTTGTAGAAAATTGGAAGGTAGGGAAAGGAGtgggcaatttttaaaatcttttaaaatcttctgaataataattttaaaaaagcattaaatCCTCCTCTTTACCAGATAAACAGATACTGTTTATGAACGAGCTCTCACCAAAAATATCTGAATAGCCACTGTGAACCAGActctatgaaaaatgaaaataaaaaccatcttCTTTTCACCCTGTTTATGCTAATTTGGGCAAGCCACTTAATCTATAATCTGGTTTCACAGGCAAAACTGTATTTAGGAATGTTTTTAGGAATTTTAGGTAGTGACAAAATAGCACTcaattagaaaaaggaaataagctCTTTAAGAAATTTAAGACCATGAGTAAAAAATTTAAGACCATGAGTAAATTTAAGACCATGAAAAATAAAGCTCTTCTAGGATGGGGAGGCTGTGGAAAAGAAGTAGCAGACATTAGAATCACTGAGGGAGC
Proteins encoded in this region:
- the UBTD2 gene encoding ubiquitin domain-containing protein 2 isoform X2, producing MTDGQLRSKRDEFWDTAPAFEGRKEIWDALKAAAHAFESNDHELAQAIIDGANITLPHGALTECYDELGNRYQLPVYCLAPPINMIEEKSDIETLDIPEPPPNSGYESQLRLRLSTGKDLKLVVRSTDTVYHMKRRLHAAEGVEPGSQRWFFSGRPLTDKMKLEELKIPKDYVVQVIMSQPLQNPTPVEN
- the UBTD2 gene encoding ubiquitin domain-containing protein 2 isoform X1 codes for the protein MGGCVGAQHDSSGSLNENSEGTGVALGRNQPLKKEKPKWKSDYPMTDGQLRSKRDEFWDTAPAFEGRKEIWDALKAAAHAFESNDHELAQAIIDGANITLPHGALTECYDELGNRYQLPVYCLAPPINMIEEKSDIETLDIPEPPPNSGYESQLRLRLSTGKDLKLVVRSTDTVYHMKRRLHAAEGVEPGSQRWFFSGRPLTDKMKLEELKIPKDYVVQVIMSQPLQNPTPVEN